One part of the Arabidopsis thaliana chromosome 1 sequence genome encodes these proteins:
- the PUM10 gene encoding pumilio 10 (pumilio 10 (PUM10); FUNCTIONS IN: RNA binding, binding; INVOLVED IN: biological_process unknown; LOCATED IN: cytoplasm; CONTAINS InterPro DOMAIN/s: Pumilio RNA-binding repeat (InterPro:IPR001313), Armadillo-like helical (InterPro:IPR011989), Armadillo-type fold (InterPro:IPR016024); BEST Arabidopsis thaliana protein match is: pumilio 9 (TAIR:AT1G35730.1); Has 2529 Blast hits to 1627 proteins in 228 species: Archae - 0; Bacteria - 0; Metazoa - 599; Fungi - 842; Plants - 557; Viruses - 0; Other Eukaryotes - 531 (source: NCBI BLink).), with the protein MEIFNFGQASDHRRLPDFGSGGFLQSLDTNPFLKNQYYNNSVEALELCKKLNKMGISCDMSIWTKPEEPFRVDPGDFGAKTLHESFGFDQNLTGASQIHDGFRNFSSVRVQNNNFHGVSPSPGLLGLQDSFNPNGFEEMMAFKDHKDFLLDHINEPIKRSPFLRGNDAFKGSLMFEGIRVSQILAAMEGSGASYPDEPKINGGLPLDLVSMVEIYGSVNLMARDQIGCRALQKLVEEGTVLDSKVIFLEIIDHVVELSMDPLGNYIVQKLLVVSDEEQRTMIVSVLTSKPRELIKICLNTNGTRVIQKMIKTVKTKQQIALVKSALEPGFLVLVNDSNGYHVLQSCLEFLVPNDNKFVVEAATEYCAQLATHQYGCYVLQCSLINTVGLQHERLVAEISRDSLRLSQDPFGNYVVQCLIDQQVSSVNLLLPFRTHCIELATQKFSSHVIEKCLRKYPESRAEIVRELLSYPNFEQLLQDPYANYVIQTALSVTKGAVRARLVEKVKRFGKLQSNPYCKKIFSKTILKK; encoded by the exons ATGGAGATTTTTAACTTCGGACAAGCTTCCGATCATCGTCGTCTTCCTGATTTTGGTTCAGGTGGGTTTTTACAAAGTCTCGACACAAACCCATTTCTGAAGAATCAGTATTACAACAACAGTGTTGAAGCTCTGGAGTTGTGTAAAAAGCTTAACAAAATGGGTATCTCTTGTGACATGAGTATTTGGACCAAACCCGAAGAACCATTCCGGGTCGACCCGGGTGATTTTGGGGCTAAAACTCTTCATGAGTCTTTTGGGTTTGACCAGAATCTCACTGGAGCTTCTCAGATTCATGATGGGTTTCGTAACTTCTCCTCTGTTCGTgttcaaaacaacaactttcATGGagtttctccttctccagGATTGCTTGGCCTACAAGATTCCTTTAACCCCAACGGATTTGAAGAGATGATGGCTTTTAAAGATCACAAAGACTTCCTCTTAGACCACATCAATGAACCCATAAAGCGTTCTCCGTTTCTCAGAGGCAACGATGCTTTCAAGGGTTCGTTGATGTTTGaaggaattagggtttctcaaaTCCTAGCCGCCATGGAAGGTTCTGGAGCTTCTTATCCAGATGAGCCTAAGATCAATGGTGGTTTGCCTCTGGATCTCGTCTCCATGGTTGAGATTTACGGATCTGTGAACTTAATGGCCAGAGATCAGATTGGGTGCAGAGCTTTGCAGAAACTGGTCGAAGAAGGAACGGTTCTTGATTCTAAGGTTATATTCCTTGAGATCATTGACCATGTCGTTGAACTTTCCATGGATCCTTTAGGGAATTACATCGTCCAGAAGCTGTTAGTTGTGTCTGATGAGGAACAGAGAACAATGATTGTGAGTGTGTTAACGTCAAAACCAAGGGAGCTTATCAAAATCTGTCTCAACACTAATGG GACAAGGGTTATACAGAAGATGATTAAAAcagtgaaaacaaaacaacagaTTGCATTGGTGAAGTCAGCTCTCGAACCGggttttcttgttcttgtcaACGATTCTAATGGGTACCATGTGCTACAGAGTTGCTTGGAGTTCCTTGTACCTAATGACAACAAG TTTGTGGTTGAAGCAGCTACAGAATATTGTGCTCAATTAGCAACTCATCAATACGGATGCTATGTTCTTCAATGCAGCCTTATAAACACTGTTGGACTGCAACATGAGAGACTCGTCGCTGAGATATCAAGAGACTCACTTCGCCTTTCGCAAGATCCTTTCGG GAACTATGTGGTGCAGTGCTTAATAGACCAACAAGTTTCTTCAGTGAACTTGCTGCTTCCATTTAGAACACATTGCATCGAGCTAGCGACTCAGAAGTTCAGTAGCCATGTGATTGAGAAGTGTCTAAGAAAGTATCCAGAGAGTCGAGCTGAGATCGTCCGCGAGCTCCTCTCTTATCCAAACTTTGAACAGCTTCTGCAGGATCCTTATGCAAACTATGTGATCCAAACAGCTCTCTCTGTAACCAAG GGAGCAGTTAGAGCTAGATTAGTGGAGAAAGTTAAAAGGTTTGGGAAACTACAGTCGAATCCTTATTGCAAGAAGATTTTCTCCAAGACCATCTTGAAGAAGTAA